The Phragmites australis chromosome 1, lpPhrAust1.1, whole genome shotgun sequence genomic interval GGATGAGTATCTCATCGGAATCTTATACGTACGTGTCTCACAAAAATTTTCTCCTTTGTAGATATGCTTAGCTTGACCTAACTACTACTACCACGTGTCAGTTTTTGAAGTTTTGTTTTCTTGCTGGTCATGTAAGCTAGACTGCTATAGATATCGCAAGCACTTCACGTATGAATACGGTTACAGAGGCTGCGGGCTGCTAGTGGCTTCTGGCTTGTGCCAGGTCAGTGCATCTGACACAAGagtttagagataagattacGCTGTCATTGTTGAAGCCTACAGATATAATGCAGGAGTCATTTTCAGACTGCGAGGGTACGACAGTAGTTTCCAATACCATCATTATCctaccaaaggaaaaacaaaactTGTGGACCTGAGTTCCAGATGAGTGAAATTCTGTACTAGTTTGCATCCAAAACTTACATGACAAGAACAGTCAATTTATTAACCGATCAGACCTTTGTGAGGTCAAAAATCGCCACAGTTCAATTTCATGCAGTTCTGTCAAAAGAACCAAATTTAAACTCTTTATATGAAAACTAACTCTGAAATTGAAGAAATTATGGgtcttctattttcttttctttactcCATTTCGCATGATTACAAAATCACAACAACCATCATGTATTTACCTGGAATTTTCCTTATAAATGAACTGAATTTCTTTTTTTGTCCTAAACAGTTACTTTACATACAATTGGCAGCTGCAATGTACATTTGCAAGTCGACATGTCAAAATGGCAAAGAGACTCGAGACGCGCTATTGGGACGGTCTCAACAGGCTACCTGACGCCGATAAGCCTCTGACTGCAACTCTCACCGCACCAACGGCACCAAGCTGCCATACCTCAGGGGTCAACCCGTTAAAATCATGCTTTGTGCCCACATCAAGGTGAACCCAGATATGAAATGCGACCTGCCAAGGCAAGTAGTAAGCCGTAAAAATTCCCATGATGTTTATACCACGATTGCGGATCCATTCTACTTCAAAGCTCAGTAGAACATGACTAAGAGAACACAGACCCCCTAAAAAACATAATCATACTGCGAAAAATTGTTTCTCTCATTATTATCGTCAATCAAATGCCAAACAGATGCATCTGAAGTACAACTTCTTCCAGGAAAGACCTGAGAAAGATGTAAGCGAACCTTGCCCGATGCATCTCGGATAGGAGATACATGTAGAAGATCACGGAATGAGCTTCCATCTTTCCTGATAAAAAGTATAGGCGACAAAACTTCTGTTAAGTTTGCAACATAAGCTGAATGTGTTCGCTACCAGTAAAATAACGTGTGAATGTGCACCTGTAATTTAGTTGATCCACTGTGCATGCCTGCTCAGAACAAATATGCTGATTTATCTGTACGTCCAATTTCAAATAGAAATGAAAAAACGTGAGCAATATGATAGGAAATGGAGTCATACAAGCTATAAAATCCCAGACCGCACCTCCTCTAAAACCTCCATGCTGGTACCTGGACCGTTTAAGAATCTGCAGTTACAGCCCAATATTTCTTCTCTCGAGTAACCTGAACAAGTAATGTTTAAGAGCAACATAAGTCTTGCCTGTAAATAATAGTAGCCTACAAGCAATACAAGCTAAGAAGCTCCAAGACTTATTTTTTTCCCAATGCTATATATTCGAGTATTTCTACCATTCTTTCATGCTTTCCTACTAATATCCAATACATAGCGACCATAGGGCAACGGACTGATGTCAAGTTGCCAACACACCCAAATATCAACAAAAATAAACCCCACCCGAAAGAAAACAGAAACaaaaaggaggggggggggggtacaaACACCGACAAAAGAAAAATACCAACATGCACACCTACCTAAGAACTACCTAAGAAAGAAGTGTGTGCTTTCTACACAACTTATTTTAAAATTATGTTTGGTTATACATGAAAAGTACACCATTTAATTTGCCACCACAATGTCATCCCCAAAGGGTAAAGGTTTTAACTTGCATTTCAAAAGTAACTTTAGAAGGTAACTACAACCGGCAACCCATCAATCATGCCCGTCTTAACTCAAGACCATTAAAGCATTCAGTATGTCAATCAGGAGCAAAACATGCTCCTTTTTTCACACGTCATCTCAAAAGACATGAGTACAGTGTACACATACATCAAGTAGATATAATCAGTTTGACTAACTTCAGCCACGAGGCTCACAATGAAAACAATATGAAAAGATACCAGTAATATATTGGAAGTTGCACATATTACAGAATTAATGATGTTTTGCATCACATAAACACATTACTTCAAAAAGTTCTTAGAATGCATACTCTGGTACTAAAAGTCAAAGAACAAATACCTGTTAGTGATAGAAAAGCATCGCTAGCATAGATTATCGGCATGTCAGGCAAATGGGGGTCAGTCCTGTGATCATTTCAAAAAGATTAGTTAATAAAAcagacttgaattacatataaaatatgttGAAAAGTGAAAATGACAGAAATAAGAAAAGACAGCTAAATAACAAACAAGATTATGCAAATAACTCACAATACAAAGCTCTGTTTGATTCTACCGAGAGAGAGGTTTAAGGAAGAACTGAGTGCTTGGATGCCAACAGAGTCACATCTCTTCCCGCAGACCACAAGACCAGTTAATTTGCTGTAGCGGTTCAGCGCGGAGAAGATGCTGTTAGCCGTACTCATTGCCTTCTCTTTCTCACTATCACTAGCTACACGTGGTTCCTCGGCCCCCAGCCCTGCAACAGCAAGCTAGCAACAATATATTCACAACTTGATCCATTTATTGCTTTTCAATACTTCTGTGTAAAGGAAACGTAAAAACACTAGGTCAAGTATCAATATTCTGCCACAAAATAAGCTACTATGATAACAAGAACAAGTAAGAAAGGCAAACCCAGGTAAAGTTTAAGGTGCCTTATTTGGCTATGGCTAGCTAAACAGAATCTTCATTCAGGTAATTGCCTAGTGGGATTAGTCCTGATTCCTGAACAACTTTAGTTTTCTGTTTTAGTAACAACCAACACGAAAAACATCAACACAGAGAAGAACTATCACCTACTTCTTTGTGTGTGTGCATAGTCCATATCTGAGGGGGGAAAAAGGATAAATGTAGCCATGATTACCAGACTTGGAACCAAAGGACAACTCAAACAAAGGCGTATTCTGAGTAATCTGCCAGTACCACCTACTTATTTAGTGATTTGTCTGCCCATATTCACAGACAAGATACGTGCAACCATCATAAAGATCGAAGAAATGAAGAACAAATCAAGCAAGGTTATGCTCATGAGCAATCTTATTTATGTCAGGCTTGCAGCATACATTTGATATAAAAAAGGTACCACATGATAGCAGAAGAGCGAAGATTTGTATAAATGAACTCACTTTGCAATTAATGGTTGCTCAATTGTTCATTACTAGCAACCATCGAGTAATTTACTACTGCCGAATACGAGCAACGGTTCAATTAAGTACCCAATCGACACAGGCAGTCACACTGACCTCTCttatccatatcgacaaacacctTCCCAGCGTGGCTCGCGCAAGGGAAATCCTCGTCCACCCTCGCCTCCTCGCGGCACGCGGCGAAcatcgccgccgcggcgcggcACGGCGGCCTGCGCGCTGCGGCGGCGATGGGCACCTGCACAGCGAGGAAGTGGAGCAGCCTCCCGTCGGCGGCGTGGAAGACGGGGGCCAAGTGGAGCAGCACCCAGTGCGGCGACCCGTCGCGGCGGTAGTTGAGGATGTCGACCTGGTGCGCGCGCTGGGCGCGCACGGCCTCGCGCACCCCGGCCACGGCGGCGCGGTCGGTGGCTGCGCCCTGGAGGACGCGCGCGTTGCGGCCCAGCACCTCGCGGCGCGCGTAGCCGGTGAGGGTGGCGAGCCCCCGGGAGGCGTAGACGATTGGGTGGCCAGCGAGGGACGGGTCGGTGAGCAGGAAGCACCCCGGGAGCTCGTCCAGCGCCTCCAGCACCCAGTCCGAGTACCGCGCCGTCAGCGACGCCGCGAGGCGCCGGTCCTGGTCCTGCCCCGCCGGGTCCGCCTCACCGGAGCTCTCCATCGCCGATCGCCGGTGAGGTGAGGCGGAGGTGGCGTGATCACCGGGGAAGCGAAAAAAGATCTGCGCGGGGGTATGGCTGCAAAATTTTGGTGCGTGGGGGGCTTTATCGCTGCGGGTTTTGTTTGGCTTGTGTTTTTCTCGGGGCAGCTCTCATCTGTGCAGTCTGTGATCGATCCATTGATTGAACCTGTGGGCGTGGCGATTCGTCCGCGCCTTTGGTTTGGTTTTCCACTTTGACCACAGCTCCAATCTGCAGGTTGCCTTCGGGCCTGTTTGGCGTATAAGATTGGAGATTCATGCTACTATGTAGAAtttgtatgataaaataatatggtttacatttttattttaatttaaaataaaattcagaTGACTCAACTTACCTTAATGCTCAATCTATCCGTTGCTCCATATGCAAAATTTCTCACAGCTAAGTTTGATCAGCTCTTAAAAGAATCTTAAATCTAAAATCGTGCCAAACGAGACAAAGTCTGGACTTTAGACTAATGACATACCTAGTTCATAGTCACATGTTACCAAGGTTACGAAACTTTGACTAACTTGGAAAACTATTTAGTTTACGGCTATAGTCGTGACAAGATTTATTTTCTACTGCTATGGTCCTATGTGTCAGAGACTTCGAAAAAGTGTGTGATCCTATGTGTCAGAGACTTCGAAAAAGTGTGGTAAGATTTCTTGTTGCTGGCTAAATTGTAGCGGCTAAAATCAAAAAATGAATAATATACACatcatatattataaaatagataacatgatACATATAGTATATATATTTGGTACCTTATTTAACAAAAACGTGCTTTTGACATCTCATATGCCGAATACGATACTTTATACCATATTCGATACATGAGGTATCGAAAATAGCTATATTCGGcaaatgaggtgccgaatataatATACAGTACCGTATTTAGTGCCTCATGTACCAAATACAGCTGCTAGCTATGCATCGCGCTCGAAAGAAAGAAGCTAAAATCATTATAAGTATGtatttatattttctatttaactcttgattttatttgaaagTATAAAAGTaatctaaaaaatttaaatatttttatgagtaaattagagctcactaatAACCCgttttaattattttgatcaaaaatcctgagctaatatttaattaaaattctccaaataactCTACTTTTacaaattctagcaatttttaatggatcaaataaattcctaaaatataaaaaaaaatcactaatattcttgtgatgtgatgtactaatttataaaaatatttttaaccctcggttatttggtgaaaaaatgacttcttttgtaatgctccatttatatacatttttatcatttcatgtgatattgtCATGCACAAAACCTTAGTTCTAAGATCAATTCAAACATGTACAAAACCTTAGTTCTCAGATCAATTCAAACATGTTTCATTATATTCTCAAGAATTATATTCCACAGGACATACATTAACTAGCGCTGTTAGAGCATGCACCACCCTATTATATTCTCAAGAATTATACAGAACACAAGCACTAATAAAATGTATATGTAACAAACCCCTGACTAAAGAAAGTATCGCATGTTTGACCATCAATGCATCCACCTCAACAACAATGCTACCGATGCTCATCTCGATTGCATTTTTAAGCCCATGCAATAATGCAATTATCTCTGCTTGGAAGGGATCAAGCAAATGATCAAGGTGACCACGACCTGCACACTGAATGTCACCATCATTATCTCTGATAACAAATCTTCACCTACTAGAGCTCGTCTCTTTATTGAAAGAAGCATCAAAGATTAATTTGAGAAAGTCTGGTGTCGGTTTCTCCCGTCTCTTCTTCCACTTGATTCCTGTATGGATTTCTCGAACATAAACTCcattaaatatgtttttgatgAATGATATATCGAATATGCatgttaaatatgtaaacacggcaacatattatctatttttataatatacgGTATATATGCTatctattttttgattttttgcgCTTTTGATTTTTAACCTTAAGACAAGTTTGACAAAATATTTTGGTTCGTATTAGCAACCTTAGGACATGAATTTTAAATAAACTGCTAGCCATTTGTGATCGATGTCAGACACACAGTTCGCAGTGTTGAACACCGCTCTTTCGGTCCCTGGCGCGTTTCTATTGCTTGTGCGTTGGGTGCTGTCGCGGACGTGGCAGATAGGAGCAACACGTCTCTACCCCGTCACCAGACCCTGGTCCGGCCCAGCGTCTTCTGCATGTGCCGCCGCACGCGTGAGACAAGGACCGCTAACGTTCGGCCCGGTCCCTACTAATTTTTGCTGAGCGGCTTTACTATCACTTTCCGTTCTGTTCCTGCCAAAATTCAGTTTGTCACAGCCAGCACACCCACGGCCGGCCCGGCAGTCCCCAGGGCTGCGGACATCTGCTCGTTTCCGCACACCTCCACggccgagttttttttatttttatattttttttagttaaaatttaaataaatagattcccggcaaAGGTATttacaaaactaggcgcctACAACCCTCTGAGAGTGCGGTTATGGTTCCTAACCGCCCCTTGAGAgagcggtaggcctaaccgccccctcagagggcggcaagaggggctaatcGCCCTCTCAGGAGACGGTTAGGGgcattttttccttaaaaatattttttttcattttgttctctaaaaatgtatttttttaattaaagaaataaaaaagaaggggtgtaaggaaattaagaatttaaatttggagtaggttatatAATAGCGGgagaaaaaatcagtaattagtagtcgcagcattttacgtgggtatggggtgcgaatgaggacaaacatagtattaaacatagggtaaaaatattacaatacactataaccgcgacgacacgatgaggaaacaaaggtggtatgtacggttcgcactaagacctacttattagtgcgccgatcctaatcataacatgccttagggagaaaaagtatgtcgggttacattagatactctctactgcgtgcatctaggatactttccctttcggagggcatcgggacctaccgccttagcacggcgggctctctcccacttcctttccctctcagcctcccgagcctgagccacggtacggttgTGCGtcgccttcctcatacgctcttctTACTCCCGCTTGAggtgaagttcctcttgctgttgctcgtactcccgacgtgcgtacgcttcccttctccacctcatgttcatgtcgatccacagcttctgtgagtcattttgctcattgtcgagccactgaataaaatcacagagcggtggaggggactgaacaaatggaacaagatgagcggttagtaaaagagggtgcgaaatcgAAAGAGATGAGGcagatatctgttaccgtaccgatcgataaccagttgttgcatggcgaggcttgtcatactcgtagttggcacatatgaagaagcgcagcccataggtgtatgagatgtcctgtgactcgcggagcttacaaaggtcaccacataagcacattggtggttcgagacctttaggtatggtagtcccccaatgtttctttggtgggctcgatggagctgaggaagacattgcactcgagagatatgagaaatgagcgatgcttcaccgtaaggaggttccgctatttatagttgggggaggcaggagcattggattcgctcgtgaagaaaggagtgagggtaTGGGTgtagctggtgggaggagcatcggattccatcttgaagaatgggaaagttgtgtcattgcccatggtaagagattccacgtttattggtacccgtgttgtcatttactgattgaaaaaagctgggtagtgttgtcacatcttgtttaaagcctgcggcaggaggcctgtgttgtcaagtcatggttaaagtttagtgctgtggtcacttcttcattgaacgtgtctgaatatgaaatgcatttacgaaatgctaagtcgaccatacaaagtaaacgtgtcttaatacataggagtacatcacgaagcgaatatgcatatgttagttacataaaatgtaaaatgctactcatgcctccctcgttgccgtcgcccgtgcgccccatcgtggtcccgatgccgctggttaaccctcacgtgacccttggagtaggtgagggggtcgggtggaccgacgtgtctggtaggcctagtagggaccaccggtgtcgagggctcgtcctgcgtgggctgtgtccgaaggggagcactggaaacctagaaccgctgaaggacgtcgtagtcaggtgtgcccccgaagaagtcacggacgatgtcgtatgcggtgtcggggccagcctcatcctcctgactagggtagaggggtaatgcttgatatcataggagctgcctggatttcttgcataaattatggctaattgacgaggtagattgtgatacgaatcttcatatgtaccgaacctcatctcaatagccttttgtttcgccctccatgccttcgcatagtttattgtgtactggaacctttgctcaatagcacggattattgatcgtggctcataccttaggttgtccacaatctctccgtacataatatttgcaatgaaagcagaagacaggttccggtgggcgaactctatttcctcaatgtgacaattatgttccttaactattgagcattgccagtagtctgcccatttccctctgaatgcgtgcacccgccaagggcactgaggcaccaagcacttcacatcatactctcttttacttgatttaacaaccttaaattgcctacgaagagacaacgaccagaatttcactgcatcaataactgcctcttttgtagggtacatagcaccctgtgacacctcattctcatggtactgccacggtatctggtcagcctcgctaaccaccaacttcaaaaattcatgatcccgccactctgcaggaactggagcattaccctcctcatcagaagaatccccatcagcaaggccttcctccaactcttcatcctccaaatccatatcttcaataatgctagggatgtgctccccttcatcagctacacccatcggttgcagctctggaacatcaccaacctcctccctagaccctacattagccgcctccgactcatcttccactgcctcacttggttctactactgcttctgcagagttcacctcattttgatctttcaggtacgcctcagctaacaaaacaagcggcagaccacgttcacagcatatatctacatactgcctccaagttgatgtggcttcgatgggaacaagcttatcaaagtatccatgactagcacggctcaggacagctttcaacttcagctcatattgctgaggatccagttggaaaaaccgcatgagccatttgcacacacccacaatagttctctcattagctttactaagccccttcatgacaggacgaaatccagacagatctacaccgttggggccgtacctaatttcaccctcaccataatatatctgaaaaattaatttatctgccatccctggaaacacccgcaaatataacccatgttaagacaacaaactatatttctgattatcggataaaataatttttaaatgctaccctaggttcgcaaattatcatctactgttgcctcctacgtccgcaggtacaaataatatactaaaaataatatactacaaataacatactgaaaataacatactaaaaataatattctatattgaactactaattaacaacaataaaaagaaaaaaaaagatttacccaaaattttccttcaaatccgcggcccaaatgcagcagggcttcgccgacctctcttcctcccctctcctctcctctcttctcctctctcttctcaacttttcctttttttcggatttttatgattttttggtaAATTTTCGGCCTTTTTATAACAGAGGGCGCCGAGCGGGCGGTGCGGCCCGGCGGGCGGGGAggaccccttaccgccccctgagagggcggtaaggacctctacccgccccctcagggggcggtaaggctccgggccgggcgggaaggccctacccgccctctgagggggcggttaggcctaccgccctcttaggggacggttaggacccgtaaccgccctctcagaagtctgcaggcgcctagttttacaaatatcttcgccgggaatctatttatttaaattttaactaaaaatatatataaataaaaaaaactctccacGGCCAGCCAACCATGAGCTACGCCACGCAGCCCACACTGACGCGGGCGGCGTCTCTGCGTGCCCAGTCTGCCCGGGTCCGGTGTTCACGCCCCGTCAATCCCGCTCCCACCCGTGCCGGGCCCAAACTCTTCCTCGCGGCATCGTCGACGGGCCACGCATTGCTAACACAGTTCCCCTGCCTGTGGCCCCAAATTAAAGGTGTCAACCACAGGGAGTTTGTACTATAAATGCAAGACGCCCAGCTACTACTTTAAAGTGTGTTCATTTGTCTAAATATGTCTCAGTACGATTCGATGGATAATAATTTTAGTGAAAAGTGTGTTTTTTTATATGCATCTATAGTTCTAGTCTAGCCTAACGGATGTAAATATACACATTTAGTTTGGTCTGAGAGTAAAGCTCGATTCGAGCTTCATTCCACAGTCTAGTTCGTCGGATATAAATTTCTATATACGCTTATACAGATAGAACTActtgtcagtgtcacaaaatcatcttcagtCACAATCTCAACTTTTACATCTACTCACGCGACCTTGGATTCGgtcaactaaataaaaactcaGTTCAGCTTGTCTAAATAGATACAAACAACTAAATACtattctttttaacaaatatagtTTCGCTCAGTCTACTTCTGCTCAACCAGACTATAAAATACAACTCTACAAAACCCCATTCAGAGAACCAAATAGTCCCTTTGTGATCAAGTTTGTACTATTGTTGGAAAGTTCATCACCTGCCTCTGCAAGGGTGGGAGCCACACTGCAACGACATGGTGGGAAGGAGTGATGATGGTATCACGATTGCCGTACTGGATAGAGAAACTTGAGCTCTTTGGGTCATATTGAAAGATCCCCGTTTGATCACCGTCAGGCATGAATAGGTGAACCGCATATAGTTCATGATTACTTAATAATCATGTAACGTTGTAGCTAATCCATTCTACgtatgaagttttttttttgcatatttggcCCAATCAGAGGTTTagaacacttttttttttgcaatgtcgTCCCAATCTAATCTAATATGGTTGCATTTCTATTTATTAATTGCTTATTGTTGACTTTGATTCTAACCTTCACAAGGATTAAATGCAAATATTTGGTAATTGCTCGAAAAGTAGAATGGATGTCTAGCACCATAGATTCAGCTATGTTTTGCAGGTTTTCTAGGAATATAATCTATAGCAATATCTTCAAGGCCACCATCACACATCAGGAAAGATAATGCTAAATCGAGGGGTTCGTCACAAAAATGCCCTTGAGACGTCTTCTATGCAAGTTTATTCAAATGAAGATGATGCTCTACTTGTCGACATTAGAGGTACACATGTCCCTAGTTCTACATCGTTAGTCGTCACATAGTTTTGTTTGCCATGTTTCGAGGGCGGTGTTTGAATCATCATCTTCCAATAAGTAATTTGGTTTATACCATTGATGTGCATAGCAGTAGCACCGTGTCAGAGAGTGGCTGGAAACTCCCATTCTTCCATTTCCAGTGTGCAGCTGTGGAGGTATTTTTCTGAACCCTTTATTGAGTGCTAATCTCTAGCTAGTACTCCATTTTCATGTAATTGCTTCGAGTAGTAGTAGTAACAAACATAAGGTAGTATTGGATATGTATTGAACTGACTCTGAATGGCTTGGAGCAATGTCAGGTGTGATCTTAGTTTGTATTATGTACTCTACTACATTTGGTGTCTATTCCAATGTTGCCTGCAGAATTTGCTGCCAACAAGCAAGCACACATTGACAAATGTAACAAACAATTCAAACTAGATGCAAGACTATTAAAATCAAATTTAAAAGGCAACAAAAACATGGGTGAGATGAGAAAAGAAATGCAAAAATCTAGTAAGCAAAAAACAAAGGGAACCCTTTGTGCGTGATGCCATCATTGTAAGCGACGATCCAAACCCTTTTGTGCACGATCTCTCTG includes:
- the LOC133909855 gene encoding protein TWIN LOV 1 isoform X2, which translates into the protein MESSGEADPAGQDQDRRLAASLTARYSDWVLEALDELPGCFLLTDPSLAGHPIVYASRGLATLTGYARREVLGRNARVLQGAATDRAAVAGVREAVRAQRAHQVDILNYRRDGSPHWVLLHLAPVFHAADGRLLHFLAVQVPIAAAARRPPCRAAAAMFAACREEARVDEDFPCASHAGKVFVDMDKRGLGAEEPRVASDSEKEKAMSTANSIFSALNRYSKLTGLVVCGKRCDSVGIQALSSSLNLSLGRIKQSFVLTDPHLPDMPIIYASDAFLSLTGYSREEILGCNCRFLNGPGTSMEVLEEINQHICSEQACTVDQLNYRKDGSSFRDLLHVSPIRDASGKVAFHIWVHLDVGTKHDFNGLTPEVWQLGAVGAVRVAVRGLSASGSLLRPSQ
- the LOC133909855 gene encoding protein TWIN LOV 1 isoform X1, producing the protein MESSGEADPAGQDQDRRLAASLTARYSDWVLEALDELPGCFLLTDPSLAGHPIVYASRGLATLTGYARREVLGRNARVLQGAATDRAAVAGVREAVRAQRAHQVDILNYRRDGSPHWVLLHLAPVFHAADGRLLHFLAVQVPIAAAARRPPCRAAAAMFAACREEARVDEDFPCASHAGKVFVDMDKRGLGAEEPRVASDSEKEKAMSTANSIFSALNRYSKLTGLVVCGKRCDSVGIQALSSSLNLSLGRIKQSFVLTDPHLPDMPIIYASDAFLSLTGYSREEILGCNCRFLNGPGTSMEVLEEINQHICSEQACTVDQLNYRKDGSSFRDLLHVSPIRDASGKVRLHLSQVAFHIWVHLDVGTKHDFNGLTPEVWQLGAVGAVRVAVRGLSASGSLLRPSQ